In Thermoplasmata archaeon, the genomic window CATACCAGGCTGGGACTGATTTATTTCAATCCTACCTTAGTCCAGTTTGAACCATTCAGGTTTAAAAACAAATTGTTATTTGGTTATAGATTTCAATCCTACCTTAGTCCAGTTTGAACTATCTGCAACATCAAAGCGGGCGGTGTGGGCATAACATATTTCAATCCTACCTTAGTCCAGTTTGAACTGGGAGAGGCAACAAGTTATTTTTTCTGTTTTTGATAGATTTCAATCCTACCTTAGTCCAGTTTGAACTGAGAAGAGCGAGAAATGCGGAAATGCTGGTTAAGATATTTCAATCCTACCTTAGTCCAGTTTGAACGCAGGCGATTTTGAAATCACAGTTTAAGACACTTTAATTTCAATCCTACCTTAGTCCAGTTTGAACCATCGCCGTGTTTGCAGAACTGGGCTGGACGCCAAGATTTCAATCCTACCTTAGTCCAGTTTGAACTCGCAAACCTGTCCCGCTCAGTTACTTCACACTCCCATTTCAATCCTACCTTAGTCCAGTTTGAACCACACGCATCTTCTGATTCAGTTCTGTCAAATTGGCATTTCAATCCTACCTTAGTCCAGTTTGAACTCTCCATTTTTTCACCTCTCAATATGTCCACAGCTTCTATTTCAATCCTACCTTAGTCCAGTTTGAACATGGCTGTGGTTGCAAAATCATAGCAAATTTCAGAAATTTCAATCCTACCTTAGTCCAGTTTGAACCAAGGATATAGATTTCAGGACAATCTATGAGGAAATATTTCAATCCTACCTTAGTCCAGTTTGAACAGAGAATCAGGTTACTACCGAACAAAAAGGTGCTGGTATTTCAATCCTACCTTAGTCCAGTTTGAACTGGATATTTGCGGAGGGAGAAGCAGGATGTGTTGAAATTTCAATCCTACCTTAGTCCAGTTTGAACAGGCAAGGTGGGCGTTTGAAAAACTCAAAGAATCTTTATTTCAATCCTACCTTAGTCCAGTTTGAACAACAGCTCCTGATTTCTTTCCAGTCAATCCGTGCTACATTTCAATCCTACCTTAGTCCAGTTTGAACGTAGATTGACTCTACAGGTATATCCACAGAAAATCTTATTTCAATCCTACCTTAGTCCAGTTTGAACTATTCACCAAAACTCATTCTGTTTTTGTTAATATAATTTCAATCCTACCTTAGTCCAGTTTGAACACCACAATGGCTGCCAAAACCTGAAGGTTTTGTCTAATTTCAATCCTACCTTAGTCCAGTTTGAACGATTTTGCTCAAGAAAGTGCATATACGATTTTACAGGATTTCAATCCTACCTTAGTCCAGTTTGAACGGATTGAAGTAATACTCCACAATCGCAACACATCCGCACTTATTTCAATCCTACCTTAGTCCAGTTTGAACTATGCTATTATTAGGGAGATGATAGAAAAAGGTATATTTCAATCCTACCTTAGTCCAGTTTGAACGAGAGTTTTGCTTTTGGTGTTGTTTATGAGGGAGAAAAATTTCAATCCTACCTTAGTCCAGTTTGAACCAAAAGATAGATGCGAATTTTGATAAGGTAAGCGATATTTCAATCCTACCTTAGTCCAGTTTGAACTATAGTGAAGATGGTATCTGGGGATATTGGAATTTTAAATTTCAATCCTACCTTAGTCCAGTTTGAACGATTTAATTCTTTATCGGGAGGAGATAGAACAGGATTATTTCAATCCTACCTTAGTCCAGTTTGAACGAGGTTGCTGAAGAAGATGTGAGAGTAATGGATTTGCTATTTCAATCCTACCTTAGTCCAGTTTGAACTTCTCAATTCGTGCAAACTAAATTTTTCCTCGTCTGATTTCAATCCTACCTTAGTCCAGTTTGAACTTTTGTTTGAATTTGCACAAACTCATTACCGCATAACTATTTCAATCCTACCTTAGTCCAGTTTGAACCCTGGGAGTGGCCTGGTGGACGCATACCTGTCCACCATTTCAATCCTACCTTAGTCCAGTTTGAACTTGAACGGGATTTCTTGCATTTTTTCTTGATTTACTATTTCAATCCTACCTTAGTCCAGTTTGAACCCTGTCCTATGGAATGGCCTCCGTAAAGCCCTACTGTTCTATTTCAATCCTACCTTAGTCCAGTTTGAACTTTGCAGATTTGTGGTTCAAATCTGACCCGAGATTTGTATTTCAATCCTACCTTAGTCCAGTTTGAACTTGAGATGAAATGGTATGAGTGGGATAAGAAAAACATATTTCAATCCTACCTTAGTCCAGTTTGAACATGCGGTTTATGTGTGGTGGAGGAGGGGCACGATTATATTTCAATCCTACCTTAGTCCAGTTTGAACGGTATTGATGCGGCTATTGAGCATATCAGTCGTATCATTTCAATCCTACCTTAGTCCAGTTTGAACTATAAACAATAATATCATTAATCCCGTAAAAAATACATTTCAATCCTACCTTAGTCCAGTTTGAACTATTGGTAATTCTTTTCCTCTCATTTCTATTTTTGTGTTATTTCAATCCTACCTTAGTCCAGTTTGAACTTTAAATGGTGATGATAGGGTATTACCCCAAGCACATTTCAATCCTACCTTAGTCCAGTTTGAACACATTTTTGAGTATTTTTTTGCAAACAAAAATACTATATTTCAATCCTACCTTAGTCCAGTTTGAACTTGAAATCGTGGCTAATCCTCCTTGCAATGTAGTATTATTTCAATCCTACCTTAGTCCAGTTTGAACGCAAATCCTCATTTCAAAACATGCAGGGGGTTCACAAATTTCAATCCTACCTTAGTCCAGTTTGAACACGGTGCGGATTTAAGCCCAAACAAAACCATTTGCTCCAATTTCAATCCTACCTTAGTCCAGTTTGAACCTTACAGACATGTTTTACTCCTTAATTTATTAGCATATTTCAATCCTACCTTAGTCCAGTTTGAACCATGCATTACCAACACAGCATTGTAGCCAGTCGCACTATTTCAATCCTACCTTAGTCCAGTTTGAACTATGAAAAGGTATTTAATATATTCCAGTAAAATTTACATTTCAATCCTACCTTAGTCCAGTTTGAACAAACACATCAGCACCAGATACAGCATTTTCCGATGCATTTCAATCCTACCTTAGTCCAGTTTGAACTAAAAAGTGCGGTAGTATGATGCATTTGGTTAACAGTATTTCAATCCTACCTTAGTCCAGTTTGAACATAGTTTGTAATGTTTAACATTTATGTTTAAGTTTGATTTCAATCCTACCTTAGTCCAGTTTGAACTTCTGCAATTCCACTATGCTTTTCACTATTTGCGTTCATTTCAATCCTACCTTAGTCCAGTTTGAACATGCTCCAGCATCAACAAACTATTGGATAAATGCATATTTCAATCCTACCTTAGTCCAGTTTGAACGTATTTCCGTGAGGGAACTGTCCCTTCCAGCACAAAATTTCAATCCTACCTTAGTCCAGTTTGAACGGCTAACATCAGATGCATAAGCATTCACAACACTGCTATTTCAATCCTACCTTAGTCCAGTTTGAACATGTAGTATTAGAAGTTGAGTTGGTTGTTTGCCCAAATTTCAATCCTACCTTAGTCCAGTTTGAACATTAGCATCTCTGCTATCATGTCTAATTCCGCCTGTATTTCAATCCTACCTTAGTCCAGTTTGAACAATATGCGTTAATGTAATTGCGTTTGTGTATGATAGATTTCAATCCTACCTTAGTCCAGTTTGAACCAGGCGGAGGATAGGTTGCACAGGATTGGGCAAGCTCATTTCAATCCTACCTTAGTCCAGTTTGAACTACTGGGATAGTGAGTTAACGGATAGCGAGAATGACTATTTCAATCCTACCTTAGTCCAGTTTGAACTAATTTCATTTCAATCCACCCCCCTGGCAAAATCCACATTTCAATCCTACCTTAGTCCAGTTTGAACTGGCGAGCATTACATTGTTTGATGACAAGGCGACATATTTCAATCCTACCTTAGTCCAGTTTGAACTCTTAGAAATCGCTAATCCAATACTTCCAAGTATCATATTTCAATCCTACCTTAGTCCAGTTTGAACAGAAATGAAAGAATACATTAGGGCAATGAGAAATGCGTATTTCAATCCTACCTTAGTCCAGTTTGAACCCGCATCGCATAATGGCGTATAACCCAGCAAAAAAAGATTTCAATCCTACCTTAGTCCAGTTTGAACCAGGACAATCTATGAGGAAATAGAGAGGTATTATAAATTTCAATCCTACCTTAGTCCAGTTTGAACGTTTGTATGATAGGTTTCAGCCAGTTAGTGTGTATATATTTCAATCCTACCTTAGTCCAGTTTGAACACGGGCAAGTTTTTGAGATTTTGTGGGTTTAAACGCAAATTCATTACCTTAATTGTCGGGGATGTATAATAATGTATTCCTCACGCATGGATCCCCGACGAATACATTTCTTTCTCATCTACAAAATCCCCACAAAAGCGTAATCTCTATCAATCATCACATAATATTTCCCCATTGTCTAAGCGGTATGCTGTCACTGCACAAATGATTCTCTACCCTATCCCTAAGAACAAAAAACTCTATTTTCTTATGCATGAGAACCGTAGTCAGCAAACTCAAGTCAATATGGAGATAAGAAATATTTGCATCACTAACGCAAACTTCATATAAAAGTTTGTATTACCAACTAACATATGGTTAGCACAGAAGCCATAAAATCCGCAATAGTGGATAAGGAAGAGGAATTGAAGAGTAAAGTGAGAACTGAGAAAATAGTAGAAAGGGAGCTAAAAGTGGAGAAAATAACTGAGGATGTAGCAAGCATAATTACAGGAGTGAGAAGATGCGGTAAATCTATGCTTGCGTTTATGTTAACTCAGCAGAAAAATGCTGCATATGTAAATTTCGAGGATGAAAGACTCCAGCTAAGACGGGAAGAACTGAATACCCTCCTAGAAGCCATAGCCTCCTTAAAGGGGAGCGTGGAGTTTATAGTCTTCGACGAGATTCAGTATGTTGATGGCTGGGAGAGATTCATATCCAGGATATTACCAACTAAAAAAGTGATAATCACGGGCAGCAATGCGAGGTTAATGAGCAAAGAATTTGCAACTTTTCTAACTGGGAGACACATTGACTTTGATCTTTTTCCTTTCAGTTTCAGGGAGTACTTGCTCTTAAACGACTTCAACCCAAACATGTACCTAACGGCGGATATAGCAAAGACAAAAAATTTGCTGGTTGAATACTTGAAAACGGGCGGTTTCCCCCTAGCCCATAAGGTAGGAGGACGTTTCATCTCTGAAAACTATAGTGATATTGTTGAGAGAGATGTAATCCTAAGATACAACATCAAATTTAAGAATGTGCTGAAGGAGTTGGCAAAATGCTATGTTTCAAACTGCGCACAGGAAGTGTCATTCAATAGACTGAAAAACATCTTAAACTTAAAAAGCGTCCACACAGTAAAAGATTACACTGGTTATCTCTCCAATGCATATTTAATTTTCTTATTAGAAAAATATTCTCCAAAACTTAAGGAGAGTATTATTGCACCAAAGAAGATTTATTGCATAGACAACGGGATTGTAAATACAATCGGCTTTAAAATATCTGAAAATATTGGTAGCTTAATGGAAAATCTGGTTGCTGTAGAGTTGTTGAGAAGAAGAAGTTATTGGGCCAAAGAATCAGAGGTCTATTATTGGAAGGATGCTCAGCAACACGAAGTAGATTTCGTAATCAAGAATGACAGGAGAGTAACTCTCTTAATTCAAGTCACATGCGCATCGGGAAAAGATGAAGTTGAAAGAAGAGAAATTAGGTCTTTAATTAAAGCTTCTGAGCAGCTAAATTGTAAAGAATTACTAACAATCACTTGGGACTATGAAGATAAACTGAAGATTGAAAACAAGACAATTAAATTCTTACCTATGTGGAAATGGCTTATAACTTCTCACCCGCCCTAAGCAAATACTACAATGACATTTAAATAATCGTGCCTAACTGGGCTTTTTCAACACCAATCGTTTTAATTTTTACAGCATCAGATGTTCTCAGAATGTAAATCCTCACAGAATCTACATTCTCGTCTATAATCTCCTTCAAGCCACTTTCTACACGCAAGAATTGAGAGTCAGTTAATTCGCCTTCAAACACTGAATTCTGCACCCATGCCAGAAAACAACGCAAGAAGTTGCACACTTTGGAAACCCTTTCCACACTCACATCATACACAATTATCACATACATATTCTACCACCATATAACAAACGGTTCATACGGTTTCAAGCTCAAAAATTCCTTGCAAAGTTTCAGACACTCAAGGTATATCAAGCGTTCGTAAGACACATTTCTTCCAAGCTCTCTATGTTTTATCGTTGTCTTAAGCCGTTCATCAAAATCTCTAACAAATTTTTCTTTACCAGATTTATTAAGCAGGCATCCATTCAATTCTTTCACAAAATCGTTTTCTGTAATCACATCCTTGTTCACAAGCTTAAAAATTGTTCTATCTACCAGAAACGGTTTGAAAATCTCTGAGATATCCAAAGAGAGAGAAAATCTTCGCTCTGAAGGTTCATGAAGAAAAGATATTGTTTGATCCAGTTGCGTATGGTATATTGCATTTATCGTCACTCCATACAAGAGGGAGTTGCCAAAACTGATCATTGCATTGATTGGATTCTCTGGTGGGTGTTTTGTTCTACCCTCAAACTGAAATGTCTCCTTCAGAATTTTAGAAAATGTGCCATAATAGATGTTCCTGATTGTTCCCTCTATTGCCATCAATTCACTCACATCATTGTACTGGTCTAAATTCGCGATATGATTTTTTATCGTAATAATCTCCTCGTTCAGATTCTTACCCTCGTTCTGGTAATACTCCAGATTTCGCAGAATGTTTTTTGCAGCACCTTCGACAAATTTTCTTGCGAGTTTTAAACGCTTCATTCTATCTAGATAGTATGCTGCCTGTCTTATGTGCATCTCGCCAGAAAGCAAACTTTCATGCGGGTACAGTGTAGATTCATAATGTCCGTAATAGCCAAAGAAATGCACTGGAATTTTCTGCTTTGCCAGAAATGAGATTACTCCAGATGTTATTGACACCCTGCCAATTCCAAAAATTGAGTTGATCTGTTCAATTGGTAAAATTCTTCTCTCATACTCTGGCTTTTCAGACAAATTCTCGGTTTCTACCTCTACTTCCTCTCCATCCACTTCTGCAGAAAATGGCTGTGGCTGGCTTTCATCCTTTGCAAACACAAAGTACACTGTGTTCTCCTTCCGAAGCAGTTTTCCATTTCTCAAGATGTAATAGTTTACTTTCATTTTCTCACACCCAGCAGAATTCGTAATAGGCACAGGACTTGCAATAGGGTTTGTAAACGGGCTTTGGAGATTCTGGTAAAGAGATTATCTTATTAATCTCTTCCAAAATTCTCAACATTTCAGATTCTTTCTCAGCAGTCAAATTTACTTCTGTCCTCTTCCGCTCACTTGGATACGCTACGATGCCCTTAACTTTCAAAACTTTCTTTATATTTTTCAGATACCAGAGATAATACAGAACTTGATAGATGTGGGCTTCTTCAAACTTGCTTGATTTCTTTATATCTACCACAACCAAACCACCAGAACTTTTGACAAAATCTAACGAAATCTTATCATCTATAAGTAAATTTTTTGTTTTGATATTCTTGAAACTTTCTTTTTCAAGTATCTTACCAGCAATAACTAAATCAGATTCTTGTTCATATGTAATATAATGAGAAAAAAGCCAGAGCTGGGTTTTGCAATGAAAATAGTAGTTTACCTTTACTCCACCTACTAAAATCTCAGGGTCTATTTCTATGGTTTCGTCAGAGGATTCCGTAGAATTGCTTTGCCCCTGCAACACCATAAATACCTCTATGCTTCTTCAGCTCTGTGTTGCACTTTATTTCTATAATCTGTGAAAGAAGCTCCCCATTAATACGGTGATATCTGAGGAGATAATACACCAACATCTCCCTTTTTTTGGTGGCCAATTCTCTGAGTTGTTGGTCAGAGATGTTTACAATTGAATTCAAAAATTCAACTGTAGTGTTTTCTGGATTTAACCACTTTTTAATTAGATTTATAGATTGAGGGAACACATGATACATCCCTTTTGTTTCTCTCCCAAATATTACTAATGTCGTATTTTCAGACCACCCAAAATCCGCTCCAAATTTTTCAGAAATTATTCTTTCCCATGGTTCAACATTGGTTTCACCTTCATATTTACGCCAATCCTCCAATCCTTTAACTGCCCAGAACTGGAGAAGTACTAGTGTGCTGAAAAACGGCTGCGATGCAGGATTGAACCTGATTTTAAGTCTCTCCATTATTGGTTTGAAATCCAGGCCTTTCCTTCCCATTATCACCGTAGATGTTATTAGCGTATTCCGCAACCATTTTCTGCCAGAATCGCCGATATTATCCATATTAACGATATAGCTGCCGAATTTGACCCCCGTATATATTAAGTACAGAACTCGCCAGAGCTCCTCCTCTTCTTCAACACCTTCTCCGATCATATTCAAATTTGACTCTTTAATCATAGTGGGCCAAATAAATGACTTGGCTTCTTCATTTATAGATTGTTCAACAATAACTTCCAGAAATTCCATAATTTTATTTCTAACCATTTCACTGTTGTTTTCTTGTTTATATTTATCAATATCGTTTTTTATTTTCCATCTCTGTCCCGCATACCCTCTATCTGTCTCTTTAAAGGGCACAAGGTTAGGGAATATATCCCAAATTCCCATTATGTACTCTGTGTCCACATTGTAGTTTCCATCTACATCTTTCTCAAAAATAAACTCTCTAAGTTTTTCTTTCCACATTTCTTTCACCCCAGGACTGTGTTTAGCTCTTCATTTCTTATAAAACCATACCTTTCGTGGTAAACAAAATTCCCTGCTTTATTAACGAGTGGCAAACCTCCGTATCTTCTATCTACACATCCTTTCACAGAATATATTGGCACCTGAACAGCATACCCCTTCAGTTGTGAGACAACAGATAACTTTTCGTCTTCCTCTTCGTATCTTTTTATCAATCTTTCAATTCTACCCATCAAAGCTTCCCCTTCTTCGGTCTCAGAGAAAATGAGACCCGTGTATGGGATTATCAAAGTTGTGAAACTCTCTCGATAGGACAATAGTTTCATTGCCTCTTCCTCTGATATATCCAAGCTGAAAAAATATCCAGCCCTATTTGTGTTTTCAAACCCAGTTTCAAGCTTCAATTCATCTCCTGCCTTATTGAGCTTTTCTAACATCTCCTCTTTTGAGTATACCTCATTCAGCTTATTAAACAACTCAAGTTCAGTTTTTATCTCCCGCAATTCCTCTAAAAATTTTTTAGAAATTTCTAATTCATCTCGTTCGTAGGGATAATATTTTTCATTTTTTACTTCGGGATTGTAAATAAACACATTCACTTCTCTTGTCGTTTTACCTCTCCTGTTGACTCGCCCGAATCTTTGAATAAGAGATGGCAACGGTGCCAGCTCTGTGAACATCACATCATATGAAATATCCAAAGATACTTCACAGACCTGTGTAGCGACCAATATATGTGGAGTTGTCGCTAACTCCTCAATTTTTTCCTCAATTTCTCTTCTAGTGTTGTATATAAACCTCCCATGAAGGAGAAGAGAACATACTCCTTCGTATTTTTCTATTTCACGCTTAATTTTCACGGCACTTTCAACTGTGTTGCAGATAACCAATACTTTCTTCTTTTTACCTGCTTCTACAACTTTGGCCACTTCCTCTGCAAGCATGCACTCCCTCACTTCAAATTTAACCCTACATAGGTCAGCACACAAACTAATTCTATCTACAAAATCTTTCTCATTTGTTATTATGCCCATTTTTTCTCGAATTGCCTCTCTCAACCCGTCTGGAAAAGTGGCAGACATAAATAAAATATTAAGATTGTAAACATCGATGAATTTTTTAAAAATATGAAGTAATAAAAAGAGCATTTTATCATTTAGTAGATGCACTTCATCTATAATAACTGCAGTATTCCTGAACATTACACGTTTCATATGATAACTACCTGTCTGAAGAAATGAAAGCAGAACTTGGTCAATAGAGGTTATCATATAAGGTTGGAGAAAATGCTGGCTTTCAAAAATTCGCCAATCAACATAGCTCTTTTCTAGTCTTTCATCTGCAATCTCAACATCATAGAAGTAGAAATACTTCCCAACATCTGAATCAAATAAGTTGCTCAATTTATTATGAAAACTATTTATTGCAGTGATAGTTGGAAAAATAAAGAACACTTTTTTTATATCTTTATTAATAATATATAAAGGAGATGCACTAGTTTTTCCCCAACCAGTAGGTGCTCTCAGAAAACCGATTCTACCTATATTCTTGATATCCTCTTGCTCCGCCTTCCTATATGGGTCGTTAAGAAAACTATTCAAATTTGCTTCATTTAAATCGGGCTTTCTGGGTATATATCCAGATTTAGAAGATGCAGATAGACAATCTGCAATCTTGAAGAGGCCATACGCATCAGCGAGTTCCACTCTTTTTTTGAAATCAAAAGTGTTAAAGAACCAACTCCTCAATTTTCCTTCTGGCCCCAACGACTCAATCAATTCTCGGTATCGCTCAAATCCTGTAGTTACTCTCAAGTTTCCATGGTGTTTTAGAATAAGGTATGCTACCAAGCAGTCATATTCACCAAGATCTTGTTTTTCTTCGGATTTCTTCTTGAGATAATATTGTACAGAAAAATCAGCATGCGTCGTCTCCCCGTTGAAATTCCAAGCTGGATTGAGCTTACCCCAATCATGGTATTCTATTACTTCCGAAATCATCTCTTCTATCTTTTTGTCGTTCAATCCGTAAAAAGACGAGAATTTCCTGTATATTCGTCGTACTTCATCTACATGGCAAAAAAGACATTTGTTTGGATGACTTTCTTTCGCATAGGGAGATTCCCATTCTATCCTTATGTCCTCCATTCCCCCACCAATACAAATTTATGGAGTGGATAGAGCGCAATGTACTTACCGCTTACTTCAACCGTATTTATTTCATTCATACGCTCCTTTTTCAGTTTGACACACCCATTAAGAATAAATGTGAAATTTTTATCAATATCTGCCAAATTATGGTTTACGGGCAATATCTGGAAAGAGGTACCCGATGTTATCTCGCCAATCCACATGGTTGGGATATAATTTGAGACGAACTCACTATTCTTAATTTCAAAATTGCCAACAATTTCCCAATCTTTTACGAAAAAGTCATTTTGACCACCAAATGGGAGATAACATATCGCTTTACTGAGCTGATTGCCTATTTCCATAATCTTTGATTCATCACCCCCAATTGCTATTAAGTATGTGGGCTCGTTAAGAATTGAAATGGTTTCTACGCCCTTACCCCTATTCTGCTGTTTAAGTTTACTGAAGAGCATATAGGTAGCATTCTCCCTGTTTTCGGCAATTTTTTTAGAAGAATCTACACATGCACCGAAAACACAATCTGTAAAGGTGCGAGCAGCATTTCTTCTTGAGAGCCCAAGCATACTTCCAAACATTCCAGCTACAGATGTTGGCAGCGGAATGGGATAGCTCAGCCTGGAAGTTTTAGTATAGTGCACTTTAAAGAACGCTTCGAAAAAGGTAATCCTAATTACCAGAGCTT contains:
- the cas5 gene encoding CRISPR-associated protein Cas5, producing the protein MKALVIRITFFEAFFKVHYTKTSRLSYPIPLPTSVAGMFGSMLGLSRRNAARTFTDCVFGACVDSSKKIAENRENATYMLFSKLKQQNRGKGVETISILNEPTYLIAIGGDESKIMEIGNQLSKAICYLPFGGQNDFFVKDWEIVGNFEIKNSEFVSNYIPTMWIGEITSGTSFQILPVNHNLADIDKNFTFILNGCVKLKKERMNEINTVEVSGKYIALYPLHKFVLVGEWRT
- the cas1b gene encoding type I-B CRISPR-associated endonuclease Cas1b yields the protein MKVNYYILRNGKLLRKENTVYFVFAKDESQPQPFSAEVDGEEVEVETENLSEKPEYERRILPIEQINSIFGIGRVSITSGVISFLAKQKIPVHFFGYYGHYESTLYPHESLLSGEMHIRQAAYYLDRMKRLKLARKFVEGAAKNILRNLEYYQNEGKNLNEEIITIKNHIANLDQYNDVSELMAIEGTIRNIYYGTFSKILKETFQFEGRTKHPPENPINAMISFGNSLLYGVTINAIYHTQLDQTISFLHEPSERRFSLSLDISEIFKPFLVDRTIFKLVNKDVITENDFVKELNGCLLNKSGKEKFVRDFDERLKTTIKHRELGRNVSYERLIYLECLKLCKEFLSLKPYEPFVIWW
- a CDS encoding ATP-binding protein, with protein sequence MVSTEAIKSAIVDKEEELKSKVRTEKIVERELKVEKITEDVASIITGVRRCGKSMLAFMLTQQKNAAYVNFEDERLQLRREELNTLLEAIASLKGSVEFIVFDEIQYVDGWERFISRILPTKKVIITGSNARLMSKEFATFLTGRHIDFDLFPFSFREYLLLNDFNPNMYLTADIAKTKNLLVEYLKTGGFPLAHKVGGRFISENYSDIVERDVILRYNIKFKNVLKELAKCYVSNCAQEVSFNRLKNILNLKSVHTVKDYTGYLSNAYLIFLLEKYSPKLKESIIAPKKIYCIDNGIVNTIGFKISENIGSLMENLVAVELLRRRSYWAKESEVYYWKDAQQHEVDFVIKNDRRVTLLIQVTCASGKDEVERREIRSLIKASEQLNCKELLTITWDYEDKLKIENKTIKFLPMWKWLITSHPP
- the cas4 gene encoding CRISPR-associated protein Cas4, which translates into the protein MVLQGQSNSTESSDETIEIDPEILVGGVKVNYYFHCKTQLWLFSHYITYEQESDLVIAGKILEKESFKNIKTKNLLIDDKISLDFVKSSGGLVVVDIKKSSKFEEAHIYQVLYYLWYLKNIKKVLKVKGIVAYPSERKRTEVNLTAEKESEMLRILEEINKIISLPESPKPVYKPYCKSCAYYEFCWV
- the cas3 gene encoding CRISPR-associated helicase Cas3' codes for the protein MEDIRIEWESPYAKESHPNKCLFCHVDEVRRIYRKFSSFYGLNDKKIEEMISEVIEYHDWGKLNPAWNFNGETTHADFSVQYYLKKKSEEKQDLGEYDCLVAYLILKHHGNLRVTTGFERYRELIESLGPEGKLRSWFFNTFDFKKRVELADAYGLFKIADCLSASSKSGYIPRKPDLNEANLNSFLNDPYRKAEQEDIKNIGRIGFLRAPTGWGKTSASPLYIINKDIKKVFFIFPTITAINSFHNKLSNLFDSDVGKYFYFYDVEIADERLEKSYVDWRIFESQHFLQPYMITSIDQVLLSFLQTGSYHMKRVMFRNTAVIIDEVHLLNDKMLFLLLHIFKKFIDVYNLNILFMSATFPDGLREAIREKMGIITNEKDFVDRISLCADLCRVKFEVRECMLAEEVAKVVEAGKKKKVLVICNTVESAVKIKREIEKYEGVCSLLLHGRFIYNTRREIEEKIEELATTPHILVATQVCEVSLDISYDVMFTELAPLPSLIQRFGRVNRRGKTTREVNVFIYNPEVKNEKYYPYERDELEISKKFLEELREIKTELELFNKLNEVYSKEEMLEKLNKAGDELKLETGFENTNRAGYFFSLDISEEEAMKLLSYRESFTTLIIPYTGLIFSETEEGEALMGRIERLIKRYEEEDEKLSVVSQLKGYAVQVPIYSVKGCVDRRYGGLPLVNKAGNFVYHERYGFIRNEELNTVLG
- the cas2 gene encoding CRISPR-associated endonuclease Cas2, with the translated sequence MYVIIVYDVSVERVSKVCNFLRCFLAWVQNSVFEGELTDSQFLRVESGLKEIIDENVDSVRIYILRTSDAVKIKTIGVEKAQLGTII